The Polyangiaceae bacterium genome window below encodes:
- a CDS encoding RHS repeat-associated core domain-containing protein: FTGKEADVEVGLTYFGKRYLSTNLNRWTSADPLAVHESARADLNLYGYAQGQALKVVDPIGLDVVFAETVTAKERSTILADMQKLTRDKLELHKRDSGAFEVRIAARTARKAVGDKPSEHRNAGTTVIRALVDRTHTTRLDVYDLSQSNNTDPEGPEDRARTRDAHIKLNFKAAVPLFEQDPAFPNSRGRVADVKEHIGVAHELVHAFYITGSPPAQGDTTRKFIDEHGRLATETISLEEVRVTGLKEGYGTDTTGISENAIRREQQVPLRAAYVNPANRAAGQVKYDDDVDQKINQSTEK; the protein is encoded by the coding sequence TTCACCGGGAAGGAGGCCGACGTCGAGGTCGGATTGACGTACTTCGGGAAGCGGTACTTGTCGACCAACTTGAACCGGTGGACGTCAGCGGATCCGCTGGCGGTGCATGAATCCGCGCGGGCCGACCTAAATCTGTACGGCTACGCCCAAGGTCAGGCGTTGAAGGTGGTCGATCCCATAGGACTGGACGTTGTCTTTGCAGAGACTGTCACGGCCAAGGAGCGCAGCACGATTCTAGCTGACATGCAAAAGCTAACTCGCGACAAACTCGAGCTGCACAAACGGGACTCAGGTGCTTTCGAAGTGCGCATCGCCGCTAGAACAGCGAGAAAGGCTGTGGGTGACAAGCCGTCCGAGCATCGCAATGCCGGCACGACCGTGATTCGTGCGTTGGTAGACCGCACACACACGACTCGGCTTGACGTGTACGACCTGTCACAATCAAACAACACGGATCCTGAAGGGCCCGAAGACAGAGCCCGCACCAGAGACGCGCACATCAAGTTGAACTTCAAAGCCGCCGTGCCATTGTTTGAGCAGGATCCTGCTTTCCCAAATTCACGCGGGCGGGTAGCCGATGTGAAGGAGCATATTGGGGTAGCCCATGAGCTTGTCCACGCGTTCTACATAACTGGCAGTCCGCCGGCACAGGGTGACACAACGAGGAAGTTCATCGACGAGCACGGCCGGCTTGCTACCGAGACTATTTCCTTGGAGGAAGTCCGAGTAACAGGGTTGAAGGAAGGCTACGGCACAGATACGACTGGAATCTCCGAGAACGCGATTCGACGGGAGCAGCAAGTTCCACTTCGGGCCGCGTATGTGAATCCCGCGAACAGAGCTGCCGGCCAAGTGAAGTATGACGACGATGTGGACCAAAAGATTAACCAGAGCACTGAGAAGTAG
- a CDS encoding IS66 family transposase has protein sequence MLNAKCKELETLKGDPKELQRTLELLETLTKKAQEAAPPPNAQPGRDRSKDKPRSKFGPKPQPALPFEPMLFELDDADRMCPSCGGELRAMAAQFEASEMIDVIEVSYRLVQVQQQKYVCRCGSCVETAPGPERATPGSRYSLAFAIKVAIDKYLDHIPLARQSRILRRHGVDVTTQTLWGLLEVVERRLRAADGALFQDALLEPVIGLDQTSWKRLDDKHKKPWQIWCLTTPKAVVHRIRKDKGKETFTELVGAYRGVIVCDAAQTHEAGARESEHIHLAGCWAHAYRKFEEAAPDHPEAQLAMKWIGQLYEIDERAGDDLAAKTELRRTESRAVLDQLKTWLWSQALLKTLSIGKAAAYGIANWSA, from the coding sequence GTGCTCAACGCGAAGTGCAAGGAGCTCGAAACGCTCAAGGGCGACCCGAAAGAGCTGCAGCGAACACTCGAGCTACTCGAGACGCTGACGAAGAAAGCGCAGGAGGCTGCGCCTCCGCCCAACGCCCAGCCCGGTCGCGATCGCTCGAAGGACAAGCCACGCAGTAAGTTCGGGCCGAAACCGCAGCCCGCTCTGCCGTTCGAGCCGATGCTGTTCGAGCTCGACGACGCCGATCGCATGTGCCCGAGCTGCGGTGGCGAGCTGCGCGCGATGGCCGCTCAGTTCGAGGCGTCGGAGATGATCGACGTGATCGAGGTGAGCTACCGGCTCGTCCAGGTCCAGCAGCAGAAGTACGTGTGTCGATGCGGAAGCTGCGTCGAAACCGCGCCGGGACCGGAGCGCGCGACTCCGGGTAGTCGCTACTCGCTCGCATTCGCGATCAAGGTCGCGATCGACAAGTACCTCGACCACATCCCGTTGGCGCGGCAGTCGCGAATCCTACGTCGCCATGGTGTCGACGTGACGACGCAGACGCTGTGGGGCTTGCTCGAAGTGGTCGAGCGGCGGCTCCGGGCAGCGGACGGCGCGCTGTTCCAAGACGCGCTCTTGGAGCCCGTGATCGGACTCGACCAGACGAGCTGGAAGCGACTCGACGACAAGCACAAGAAGCCCTGGCAGATTTGGTGCCTGACGACACCCAAGGCCGTCGTGCACCGGATTCGAAAGGACAAAGGCAAGGAGACCTTCACCGAGCTCGTCGGTGCGTACCGCGGCGTGATCGTGTGCGACGCCGCACAGACACACGAAGCTGGCGCGAGAGAGAGCGAGCACATCCATCTCGCCGGATGCTGGGCGCACGCCTACCGAAAATTCGAGGAGGCGGCACCCGATCATCCCGAGGCGCAACTGGCGATGAAGTGGATCGGCCAGCTCTACGAGATCGACGAGCGCGCCGGCGATGACCTGGCAGCGAAAACCGAGCTGCGTCGCACGGAGTCTCGTGCGGTGCTCGACCAGCTAAAGACGTGGCTCTGGAGCCAGGCCCTGCTCAAGACCCTGAGCATCGGAAAGGCCGCCGCGTACGG